The genomic region GCGGATCGATGCCCGACAATTCGACCGCATATCGGCCGGATCCCAGGCCGGACACCGGCAGCAACAGCTGCAGCTCATCGCCAGCGGCGGGCGCAGCGACGAAGGAAGACAGCACCTGCGCGCCTTCGGCGTCGCGGACGTCGACCCGATAGCGCGTGGGCGACTCGTAGCCGGTACGGCTCAATCTCAAGCCGATCATCCGCTGCTGCGCGCCTACGCGAATCTCCGCCGGATCGCTGCGCGCGACCGACAGGAAATGCCAGCTGGTGGCCTGCAACGCCTGGGCGCGGGCCAGATCCTGCCGCAACTGCGGTACCGTGACGACGGTCTGGTAGACCGCTGCGCCAAGCAACAGCACGGTAGCGGCGGCGATCGGCAGGATCAGCAATCGAAGGCGTCGCGCCGCGCCGGTCAGGCGCCGTCCCATGGACCGTTTGCCGAGCGCATTCCGGATGTCTCCGATGAAAGTCGCGAGCGACCTCACGTCCTCGGCGCACTCCGGACAGGTGAAGAAATGCTCTTCGAATTCCGAGCGCTCCTCCTCGCTCAACTCGTCGAGGGCATAGCTTTCGGCAATCGCTTTGCGCATTGCGGTGGCGTGATCCATCGTAGTCATCCGTTGCGTTTAGTGACGTCGGTGCGCGCCAGATACAAGGCGCGGAAGCGCAGCTTGGCGCGGTGCAGCAGCACGCGCAGGTAGCTGCGATCCACTTTGAACTCTTCGCATACCTCGTCCTTGTCGCGCTCCTCGACGAAGAGCGCGCGCATCAAACGCCGGTCGGCGTCGGGCAGGTCGTCGATCACGCGCCGGACGAGCACTCTGCGTTCGACCGCCTGCAGGCGGTCCACGACCATCGGCGCATCGTCTTCGATCTCGGCGATCGAGTCATCGGACATCGTGATGTGGCGCTTCTCGGACCGATACAGCTCCATGAGCACATGGTCGCAAACCGTATTGACGTAGGCTCCGATCCGCTCCGGATGGCGGATCTCCTCGTCGGAACGCAGCGCCTTGAAAACGCGCAGGAAGGTTTCCTGGCAGGCGTCTTCGACCAGTTGACGCGAGCGCAGCCGCGAATGCAGTTTGATCCTCAGCAGATCCTTGAAGTAGGCGACGAAATGCCGCTCGGTCTCCGGGTCTCCACCGCGAAGACGATGCACGTAGCCGGCATCGAAGCGCTGGAAGTCCCGTCCCGCGTGCTGCATGGGATCCCGTCCTGGGTGCTGCAAAGGTAGAACCAGTATAGCCACGACTTGATTCCTCGAATGCCTCGCTGATGTCTTCGACCGGGCCGGATTCCGGGCGTCCGGGGGTCGGCGTCCAGCAGCCGCGAACAGCCGCCAGCGCAACGCGCCGTTCTCAGTAGTGACAATCGAGCGCCGAACGTTTCAAGCGGACGCAGACCG from Lysobacter sp. harbors:
- a CDS encoding sigma-70 family RNA polymerase sigma factor codes for the protein MRWRLFAAAGRRPPDARNPARSKTSARHSRNQVVAILVLPLQHPGRDPMQHAGRDFQRFDAGYVHRLRGGDPETERHFVAYFKDLLRIKLHSRLRSRQLVEDACQETFLRVFKALRSDEEIRHPERIGAYVNTVCDHVLMELYRSEKRHITMSDDSIAEIEDDAPMVVDRLQAVERRVLVRRVIDDLPDADRRLMRALFVEERDKDEVCEEFKVDRSYLRVLLHRAKLRFRALYLARTDVTKRNG